A region from the Beduinella massiliensis genome encodes:
- a CDS encoding aminopeptidase P family protein, with the protein MNARCEALLRLLPDGAQAALISSAPNIRYLSGYTGEGIAVVAGGRAAIVTDFRYTEQAQRQAPSFEVYEIASGEAHETVAFRLLSEKAVRCLAVEEDVLTVEQYKKLQDVMPEMNLVSLAGMTQRLRRIKDSGEIEALSRANKLTSDCFEHMCSFIREGMTEREIALEMDFWMLRNGSEGVSFDTIVASGPNGSLCHAIPSDRKVCRGDFITMDFGAVTGGYHADMTRTVAVGSVSPELRRMYDTVLRAQLASLEAIRPGVRCSDVDAVARAIIDEAGYAGRFGHGLGHSTGLEIHEEPRFSRLCGDIVEPGMVITVEPGIYVPGVGGVRIEDSVAVTESGVRILTPATKELVTL; encoded by the coding sequence ATGAACGCACGTTGCGAGGCGCTTTTGCGGCTGCTGCCCGACGGAGCACAGGCCGCGCTGATCAGCAGCGCCCCCAATATCCGCTATTTGAGCGGCTACACGGGCGAGGGCATCGCGGTCGTTGCCGGCGGCAGGGCGGCGATCGTCACGGACTTTCGCTACACCGAACAGGCGCAGCGGCAGGCCCCGTCGTTTGAAGTATACGAAATCGCGTCAGGTGAGGCCCACGAGACGGTCGCTTTCCGCCTGCTTTCGGAAAAGGCGGTGCGGTGCCTGGCGGTGGAGGAGGACGTGCTGACGGTCGAGCAGTACAAAAAGCTGCAGGACGTCATGCCGGAAATGAACCTCGTATCCTTGGCAGGTATGACGCAGCGCCTGCGCCGGATCAAGGATTCGGGGGAGATCGAGGCGCTTTCCCGTGCCAACAAGCTGACGAGCGATTGCTTTGAGCACATGTGCTCCTTCATTCGTGAAGGGATGACCGAGCGGGAAATCGCGCTGGAAATGGATTTCTGGATGCTGCGCAACGGCTCCGAGGGCGTATCATTTGATACGATTGTAGCGTCCGGGCCGAATGGCTCCCTCTGTCACGCGATTCCTTCCGACCGGAAGGTCTGCCGGGGCGACTTCATTACCATGGATTTCGGCGCCGTGACCGGTGGATATCATGCTGACATGACGCGCACGGTTGCGGTCGGTTCGGTCTCGCCGGAGCTTCGTCGCATGTACGACACCGTTCTGCGCGCGCAGCTCGCTTCGCTTGAGGCGATCCGCCCGGGCGTACGCTGCAGCGACGTGGATGCGGTCGCCCGGGCCATCATCGATGAGGCGGGCTATGCGGGCCGTTTCGGGCATGGCCTTGGACACAGCACGGGCCTTGAAATTCACGAGGAACCGCGCTTCAGCCGCCTTTGCGGCGACATCGTCGAGCCAGGCATGGTCATCACCGTGGAGCCCGGAATTTACGTGCCCGGCGTCGGCGGCGTCCGCATCGAGGACAGTGTCGCTGTCACGGAATCGGGCGTGCGCATCCTGACCCCTGCGACAAAGGAATTGGTCACGCTTTAA
- the efp gene encoding elongation factor P, with protein MITAGDFRKGITIEWDGGVWNIVDFQHVKPGKGAAFVRTKIKNIMTGAVVERSFNPTDKMPRAIIETKEMNYVYNDGGLYYFMDNETFEQIPLTQDQVEDAVRFVKEGENVTVRFFKGKAFSVEAPNFVTLEVTQTEPGFKGDTASNTYKPATLETGYTLQVPLFINIGDKIRVDTRVGEYMERA; from the coding sequence ATGATTACGGCAGGAGATTTCCGCAAGGGTATTACGATTGAATGGGACGGCGGCGTCTGGAACATCGTCGACTTCCAGCACGTGAAGCCGGGCAAGGGCGCGGCGTTCGTCCGCACCAAGATCAAGAACATCATGACGGGCGCGGTGGTGGAGCGTTCCTTCAACCCGACCGACAAGATGCCGCGCGCGATCATCGAGACCAAGGAAATGAACTACGTCTATAACGACGGTGGGCTGTACTACTTCATGGACAACGAGACCTTTGAGCAGATCCCGCTGACGCAGGATCAGGTAGAGGACGCGGTTCGCTTCGTCAAGGAAGGCGAAAACGTCACGGTTCGCTTCTTCAAGGGCAAGGCGTTCTCCGTCGAAGCACCGAACTTCGTGACGCTTGAGGTCACTCAGACCGAACCCGGATTCAAGGGCGATACCGCGTCCAACACCTACAAGCCCGCGACGTTGGAGACGGGCTATACGCTGCAGGTGCCGCTGTTCATCAACATCGGCGACAAGATCCGCGTGGATACCCGCGTGGGCGAGTATATGGAGCGCGCGTAA
- a CDS encoding CD1247 N-terminal domain-containing protein produces MSQITDRAAYLRGLAEGMGINADTKEGKLLLAMVDAYALVAEKMEQAEEAHKELEEYVEDIDEDLSEMENALFGDEEDEECSCGHHHHLDDEEDEEEDDEEDDDDGLIEYDCPNCGTSIYFDETAFDLEEEHLCPNCGKPVFGELPPEDGDPTDEE; encoded by the coding sequence ATGAGCCAGATCACGGATCGCGCGGCCTATTTGAGAGGCCTGGCGGAGGGAATGGGAATCAACGCCGACACGAAGGAGGGGAAGCTCCTTCTGGCGATGGTGGATGCATATGCGCTGGTAGCTGAAAAGATGGAGCAGGCAGAAGAAGCGCACAAGGAGCTCGAGGAGTACGTCGAGGATATCGACGAGGACCTGAGCGAGATGGAAAACGCGCTCTTCGGCGACGAGGAAGACGAGGAGTGTTCCTGCGGTCATCACCATCATCTGGACGATGAAGAAGACGAAGAGGAAGACGACGAAGAGGACGATGACGACGGGCTGATTGAGTACGACTGCCCGAACTGCGGCACGAGCATCTACTTCGACGAGACGGCTTTTGACCTGGAGGAGGAGCATCTGTGCCCCAACTGCGGTAAGCCCGTCTTCGGGGAACTCCCGCCGGAGGATGGCGATCCAACCGACGAGGAATAA
- a CDS encoding VanW family protein, producing the protein MTKRLIALFLLLLFAFPLCSFAEDEEIDILYTGVVTKNMTVRKTKSTSAKKLESVEKDESVDILELGDQWFKVVKNGEVGYILARNVIKIQAAREGVEVPMKYFYEEFIDVYTAKAKKDLSVRQAPSKEAKMVATVYEDEEIIVSSVGETWAHVKKGNKTGYVLSEFLNRFRAIDPYLGLIPGAVWYPYAAKAVGDVQILNAENPDEVFLTMPEGSIVCVNEPDARGNMLLPYLRTTGMIAAGSRITLEPVKTWDAAQPGDLIGVFATFYEAGDRSELGVGRVHNMREGVQRLQDVVIKEGENFSFNDYCAPYSARNGYELGPIINYVSSKKTGYGGGICQVSTTLYNVLLQIPAKIVKEQPHSSYGIDYAPIDFDAAVGQGNIDLRFQNMLPYDIRMALQLTDGVVTVMIYRADA; encoded by the coding sequence ATGACCAAACGGCTGATTGCACTTTTTTTGCTTCTTCTTTTCGCATTTCCGCTCTGCTCTTTCGCGGAAGATGAGGAAATCGATATTCTTTACACCGGCGTCGTTACGAAGAACATGACCGTGCGCAAGACGAAATCCACGTCCGCCAAAAAGCTGGAAAGCGTAGAAAAGGACGAATCGGTCGATATTCTGGAGCTGGGTGACCAGTGGTTCAAGGTCGTAAAAAACGGCGAGGTAGGCTATATCCTGGCGCGCAATGTCATCAAGATTCAGGCGGCCAGGGAAGGCGTCGAGGTGCCGATGAAGTATTTTTACGAGGAATTCATCGACGTCTACACCGCGAAGGCAAAAAAGGATCTATCTGTGCGTCAGGCGCCCTCCAAGGAAGCCAAGATGGTCGCGACCGTTTATGAGGACGAGGAAATCATCGTCAGCAGCGTAGGCGAGACCTGGGCGCACGTGAAAAAAGGCAACAAGACGGGCTACGTGCTCAGCGAATTTCTGAATCGCTTCCGCGCTATCGATCCGTATCTGGGCCTGATTCCCGGAGCGGTCTGGTACCCCTACGCGGCGAAGGCCGTGGGCGATGTACAGATTTTAAACGCCGAAAACCCGGACGAAGTCTTCTTAACGATGCCGGAGGGATCGATCGTCTGCGTGAACGAGCCGGACGCCAGGGGGAACATGCTGCTTCCCTATCTCAGGACGACCGGCATGATCGCCGCGGGCTCGCGCATCACGCTGGAGCCGGTGAAGACCTGGGACGCCGCTCAACCCGGTGACCTGATCGGCGTCTTCGCGACTTTTTACGAAGCGGGCGACCGGAGCGAACTGGGCGTCGGACGCGTGCACAACATGCGCGAGGGCGTGCAGCGACTTCAGGACGTCGTCATCAAGGAAGGCGAAAACTTCTCCTTCAACGATTACTGCGCGCCGTACAGCGCCAGAAACGGCTACGAGCTGGGGCCCATTATCAACTACGTGAGTTCAAAAAAGACGGGCTACGGCGGAGGCATCTGCCAGGTTTCCACGACGCTTTATAACGTCCTCCTGCAGATTCCGGCGAAGATCGTCAAGGAGCAGCCGCACAGCTCGTACGGGATCGATTACGCGCCCATCGATTTTGACGCGGCCGTCGGGCAGGGGAACATCGATCTGCGTTTTCAAAACATGCTGCCGTACGACATTCGGATGGCGCTTCAGCTTACGGACGGCGTCGTGACGGTCATGATCTATCGGGCGGACGCATGA
- a CDS encoding VanW family protein, producing the protein MKKLFILLCIALMLLPATALGEEEALYTGIIGKDLNVYARGSEEANVLGRIEAGTIVDVYEKMRTFTKIDYEGQVGYVLTKFTERVQRKDPFVGPMPGTSSYVAVGRVTRGVSFRPEEYRYAVNVSEGAYVAVKKIADGRAYFEYRREEDDQSVRADALELTYFVPWQEAQPGDLLYAFTTYYSTGRSEKNVGRMYNIDLAAKLLTHIVIRPDDVFSFNAICGPYEKETGYKLAPILSGDSSMGYGGGTCQVCTTVYNIVLRIPTFIEEMHWHGQGGVKYIPAGFDATVGSRSDMKFRNILPYALRLEFEAKDGVMTAFMYRNEE; encoded by the coding sequence ATGAAAAAATTATTCATTTTGCTTTGCATTGCGCTCATGCTGCTGCCCGCGACGGCGCTGGGCGAGGAAGAGGCCCTTTACACGGGCATCATCGGAAAGGACCTGAACGTATACGCGCGCGGCAGCGAGGAAGCGAATGTGTTGGGGCGCATCGAGGCCGGTACGATCGTGGACGTATATGAGAAGATGCGCACCTTTACGAAGATCGACTACGAGGGTCAGGTCGGTTACGTGCTCACCAAGTTCACCGAGCGGGTGCAGCGAAAGGACCCCTTTGTGGGCCCCATGCCCGGCACCTCCTCCTACGTCGCCGTCGGTCGCGTGACGCGCGGCGTCAGCTTCAGGCCGGAGGAGTACCGGTATGCCGTCAACGTCAGCGAGGGCGCATACGTTGCGGTAAAGAAGATCGCCGACGGTCGCGCGTACTTTGAATACCGCCGCGAGGAGGACGACCAGTCGGTGCGCGCGGACGCATTGGAATTGACCTACTTCGTCCCGTGGCAGGAGGCGCAGCCCGGCGACCTGCTTTACGCCTTTACGACCTACTATTCAACCGGGCGCTCTGAAAAGAACGTAGGGCGGATGTACAACATCGATCTGGCGGCGAAGCTGCTGACGCATATCGTGATCAGACCGGACGATGTCTTTTCCTTCAACGCCATCTGCGGCCCCTATGAAAAGGAAACGGGCTACAAGCTTGCCCCGATCCTTTCAGGCGACAGCAGCATGGGATACGGAGGAGGCACCTGTCAGGTCTGCACGACGGTGTACAACATCGTGCTGCGCATCCCTACATTCATCGAGGAAATGCACTGGCACGGCCAAGGCGGCGTCAAGTACATCCCAGCGGGCTTCGACGCGACCGTCGGCAGCCGCTCGGATATGAAGTTCAGAAACATCCTGCCGTATGCACTCCGGCTGGAATTTGAAGCGAAAGACGGTGTCATGACGGCGTTCATGTACCGCAATGAGGAATAG
- the surE gene encoding 5'/3'-nucleotidase SurE: MHVLIANDDGIGACGIKALAQAFIDAGHRVTVAAPDTQRSAASHSITMFRPLMARPVEWPGAMAWSIDGTPADCVKLALDKLTGPVDVVVSGINDGYNIGTDVHYSGTVAAAMEGAFAGFPAIAVSVPFGRHDLCAAAAQTALKAADRLYAKQLLPMTVLNINLPDVQLGATRGERAAELSRLRYDGAYLEQENPRVGKYYWLVGGAADEQEAGENDVTLLRKGFITYTVLNFDWTSRGAAERFLQE; this comes from the coding sequence ATGCACGTATTGATTGCAAACGACGATGGCATTGGCGCCTGCGGCATCAAAGCCCTTGCACAGGCTTTCATCGACGCCGGACACCGCGTGACGGTCGCGGCCCCGGACACGCAGCGCAGCGCTGCCAGCCACAGCATCACGATGTTCCGCCCGCTGATGGCGCGTCCCGTGGAATGGCCCGGCGCCATGGCCTGGTCGATCGACGGTACCCCGGCGGACTGCGTAAAGCTCGCGCTGGACAAACTGACCGGCCCGGTGGACGTCGTCGTTTCCGGCATCAACGACGGCTATAATATCGGCACGGACGTGCACTACAGTGGCACGGTCGCCGCCGCAATGGAGGGAGCTTTTGCGGGATTTCCTGCAATTGCCGTTTCCGTCCCGTTTGGCAGGCACGACCTGTGCGCTGCCGCGGCGCAGACTGCATTGAAGGCCGCGGACCGGCTTTATGCAAAGCAGCTTTTGCCGATGACGGTGCTGAACATCAACCTGCCGGACGTACAGTTGGGGGCGACCCGCGGCGAGCGCGCGGCGGAATTGTCCCGGCTTCGCTATGACGGCGCGTATCTGGAGCAGGAGAATCCGCGCGTCGGGAAATATTACTGGTTGGTTGGCGGGGCGGCGGACGAACAGGAAGCCGGAGAAAACGACGTCACATTGCTGCGCAAGGGCTTCATCACCTACACCGTGCTGAATTTTGATTGGACGTCGCGCGGGGCGGCAGAGCGGTTTTTGCAGGAATAA
- a CDS encoding SIS domain-containing protein: MQDMQDLIRRLNQSGKRLSKGHRRIAEYIVEHYDKAVFMTASRLGEKVGVSESTVVRFASALGYEGYPQLQRALQELVRHRLTAVQRFEMASDIDQSEVLRTVLRADMQNIRTTIEDIDTVAFDDVVDRILSARNIYVMGVRAAAPLAQFLGYYLNFIFDNVRIVGESAIDVFEQISRVNEEDMLIGISFPRYSTRTLEAMTFAKARGAQVVALTDGPMSPLHSASTICLTARTDMASFVDSLAAPLSVINALVVAVGLRRRDDLSEHFRLMEGIWDEYRVYLGKDRA; encoded by the coding sequence ATGCAGGACATGCAGGATTTAATCCGCCGTCTCAATCAATCCGGCAAGCGTCTGAGCAAGGGCCATCGACGGATTGCGGAATATATTGTGGAGCATTACGACAAGGCCGTCTTCATGACCGCTTCCCGCCTGGGCGAGAAGGTCGGCGTCAGCGAATCGACGGTCGTGCGTTTTGCCTCGGCGCTGGGTTACGAAGGGTATCCGCAGCTTCAGCGGGCGCTTCAGGAACTGGTGCGCCATCGGCTGACAGCGGTACAGCGCTTTGAAATGGCCTCTGACATCGATCAGTCGGAGGTGTTGCGCACGGTGCTGCGCGCGGACATGCAAAACATCCGTACGACGATCGAGGACATCGACACCGTAGCCTTCGACGACGTGGTGGATCGTATCCTGAGCGCACGCAATATCTACGTGATGGGCGTGCGCGCGGCTGCGCCGCTCGCGCAGTTTCTGGGCTATTATCTGAACTTTATCTTCGACAACGTCCGCATCGTGGGCGAAAGTGCGATCGACGTATTCGAGCAGATTTCGCGCGTCAACGAAGAGGACATGCTGATCGGCATCAGCTTTCCGCGCTATTCGACGCGCACGCTCGAAGCGATGACGTTCGCCAAGGCGCGCGGCGCGCAGGTCGTCGCCCTCACGGACGGGCCGATGTCGCCGCTGCATTCCGCCTCGACGATTTGTCTGACCGCACGTACCGATATGGCCTCCTTCGTCGATTCGCTGGCCGCGCCGCTGTCGGTAATCAACGCGTTGGTGGTAGCGGTCGGCCTGAGAAGGCGCGACGACTTGTCGGAGCATTTCCGGCTGATGGAAGGAATTTGGGATGAATATCGAGTCTACCTCGGCAAAGACCGTGCGTGA
- a CDS encoding aminoacetone oxidase family FAD-binding enzyme, producing the protein MNIESTSAKTVREVAVIGGGPAGMIAALTAAREGAQVTLLECNEKLGKKLYITGKGRCNVTNIADFEEFFAQVPRNPRFLNAAVRRFSAQDLVALLESLGVATVVQRGGRVFPESEKASDVTRALERALRAAGVRVRLGCRVQTILQGDGIVHGVLLEDGTELPAQSVVVATGGVSYPSTGSTGDGYRFAEDLGHRIVPPRPSLVGMVTKAQWPRELQGLALKNVRLSARLGKKKLYDELGEMLFTHFGVSGPLVIELSSHMTDLEPAGVEVRIDLKPGLAPEQLDKRIQRDFESMQRKQLGSVLCGLLPQRLALIFPSLVGMSLEMPVHQVTRPQRQTLVEALKALPLEIERMRPVEEAIVTRGGVDVKEVVPGTMASKRIKGLYFAGEVLDVDAHTGGFNLQIAFSTGVLAGQAAAQSQGL; encoded by the coding sequence ATGAATATCGAGTCTACCTCGGCAAAGACCGTGCGTGAAGTCGCCGTCATCGGCGGCGGACCTGCGGGCATGATCGCGGCGCTCACGGCTGCGCGGGAGGGTGCGCAGGTCACGCTGCTTGAGTGCAACGAAAAGCTGGGCAAAAAGCTGTATATCACAGGAAAAGGACGTTGCAACGTCACGAATATCGCGGATTTCGAGGAATTTTTTGCGCAGGTTCCTCGAAATCCACGTTTTTTGAACGCAGCGGTGCGCCGGTTCTCCGCACAGGATCTGGTCGCGCTGCTCGAGTCGCTGGGGGTTGCGACCGTGGTTCAGCGCGGCGGACGCGTATTTCCCGAGAGCGAAAAGGCGAGCGATGTCACACGCGCGCTGGAACGCGCGCTGCGCGCGGCGGGCGTTCGGGTGCGGCTCGGCTGCCGCGTGCAGACGATTTTGCAGGGGGATGGCATCGTCCACGGCGTGCTGCTCGAAGACGGAACGGAGCTTCCCGCGCAGAGCGTAGTCGTCGCGACGGGCGGCGTGTCGTATCCGTCCACCGGCTCCACCGGAGATGGGTACCGCTTTGCAGAGGATCTTGGACACCGTATCGTTCCGCCGCGGCCGTCCCTCGTAGGCATGGTGACAAAGGCGCAGTGGCCTCGCGAATTGCAGGGGCTTGCGCTTAAAAATGTGCGGCTCAGTGCGCGCCTTGGCAAAAAGAAGCTGTACGACGAATTGGGCGAGATGCTCTTTACGCACTTTGGCGTGTCCGGTCCGCTGGTAATCGAGCTCTCGAGCCACATGACCGATTTGGAGCCGGCCGGCGTAGAGGTGCGGATCGACTTGAAGCCGGGTCTTGCGCCCGAACAGCTCGACAAACGCATTCAGCGCGATTTTGAAAGCATGCAGCGCAAGCAGCTCGGAAGCGTCCTTTGCGGTCTGCTGCCGCAGCGTCTGGCCTTGATTTTTCCTTCTCTTGTGGGCATGTCTCTGGAAATGCCCGTGCATCAGGTAACGCGGCCTCAGCGCCAAACGCTCGTGGAGGCGCTCAAGGCGCTTCCGCTCGAAATCGAGCGCATGCGGCCGGTAGAGGAAGCGATTGTCACGCGCGGGGGCGTGGACGTAAAGGAAGTCGTCCCCGGCACGATGGCCTCCAAACGCATAAAAGGACTCTACTTTGCGGGCGAAGTGTTGGATGTGGACGCCCATACGGGCGGGTTTAACCTGCAAATCGCTTTTTCTACGGGCGTACTCGCAGGACAGGCTGCAGCGCAGTCGCAGGGATTGTAA
- a CDS encoding FAD-dependent oxidoreductase: MRYDVVIVGGGVTGCAIARELSRYAARTVLVEAAEDVAMGSSKANSAIVHAGYDCEPGSVMARVNVRGNALFTKWCEELDVPLGRCGSLVVGFDEADRAQIERLYAQGVQNGVPDMEIVDGGRARELEPSLSEAVTCALYAQTGGITCPYELTIACSENARANGVEFKLNAPVTAIERLADGGFALTCGDERIEANYVVNAAGLFADDIARMAGDDSFSISPRKGEYLLMDRNACRTFKVVFQTPSRMGKGVLVSPTVDGNIFAGPTAVDQTDKRDTEVTQAGIDALRRQAIRSVPALDFRSVITSFAGLRAIPSTGDFILRASERAPHMVHAAGICSPGLSSAPAIAEEITDLLRAQGLTLKENRTFEPRRSHIAAFRRMTREQQAAAIAENPLYGRIICRCETVTEAEIVEAIRRGARSVDGVKRRTRAGMGRCQGGFCSPRVMDILSRELGLPMDEITKFGGKSNLVVGKLKEVKRA, translated from the coding sequence ATGCGGTACGATGTGGTCATCGTCGGCGGCGGTGTGACCGGCTGTGCGATCGCCAGGGAGCTTTCGCGCTACGCAGCACGGACGGTGCTCGTAGAGGCGGCGGAGGACGTCGCCATGGGCTCCTCCAAGGCAAACAGCGCGATCGTCCACGCAGGATATGACTGTGAGCCAGGCAGCGTCATGGCACGGGTGAACGTCCGCGGCAACGCGCTGTTTACGAAGTGGTGTGAGGAGTTGGACGTTCCCTTAGGGCGCTGCGGCTCGCTCGTCGTCGGCTTCGACGAGGCGGATCGCGCGCAAATCGAGCGGCTCTATGCTCAGGGCGTTCAAAACGGCGTGCCGGATATGGAAATCGTGGACGGCGGCAGGGCGCGTGAACTGGAGCCCTCGCTGTCTGAAGCAGTTACCTGCGCGCTCTACGCGCAGACAGGGGGAATCACCTGCCCTTACGAGCTGACCATCGCGTGCAGCGAAAATGCGCGCGCAAACGGCGTCGAGTTTAAGCTGAACGCGCCCGTCACGGCCATCGAAAGGCTGGCGGACGGCGGATTTGCGTTGACCTGCGGGGACGAGCGGATAGAAGCCAACTACGTCGTCAACGCGGCGGGACTTTTTGCCGACGACATCGCACGCATGGCGGGGGACGATTCCTTCTCCATATCGCCCAGGAAGGGCGAGTACCTGCTGATGGACAGAAACGCCTGCCGTACGTTCAAGGTCGTCTTTCAGACCCCTTCGAGGATGGGCAAGGGCGTGCTCGTGAGTCCGACGGTGGACGGCAACATCTTCGCAGGTCCCACGGCGGTAGACCAGACGGACAAGCGCGACACAGAGGTGACGCAGGCGGGAATCGACGCCCTGCGCCGTCAGGCGATCCGGTCCGTGCCCGCGCTCGACTTTCGTTCGGTCATCACGTCGTTCGCCGGGCTTCGGGCCATTCCCTCTACGGGGGATTTCATCCTCCGGGCGAGCGAGCGAGCGCCGCATATGGTACACGCGGCTGGCATCTGCTCTCCGGGCCTTTCCAGCGCACCCGCTATCGCGGAGGAAATTACAGACCTGCTCCGGGCGCAGGGCCTGACGCTGAAAGAAAACCGCACGTTTGAGCCGAGGCGCAGCCACATCGCGGCTTTCCGCAGGATGACGCGCGAGCAGCAGGCGGCGGCCATCGCAGAAAACCCGCTGTACGGACGCATCATCTGCCGCTGCGAAACGGTGACCGAGGCCGAAATCGTCGAGGCGATCCGGCGCGGAGCGCGCTCCGTGGACGGCGTAAAGCGCCGCACGCGCGCAGGCATGGGGCGATGCCAGGGTGGCTTTTGCTCCCCGCGCGTGATGGACATCCTATCGCGCGAGTTGGGGCTTCCGATGGATGAAATCACAAAATTTGGCGGGAAATCCAACCTGGTCGTCGGCAAACTCAAGGAGGTGAAGCGCGCATGA
- a CDS encoding FAD-dependent oxidoreductase yields MNRKVDVVVIGGGPAGLAAALQAHEAGVSVLVLERDKEPGGILQQCIHNGFGLHYFGEELTGPEYAGRFIDKVKESGIEVLTETMVLEFTEDRRVYAVSAQQGLLEIEAEAIVLAMGCRERTRGALSIPGARPAGVFTAGCAQRLTNMEGYMPGRQVVILGSGDIGLIMARRMTWEGAKVMAVCELMPYSSGLNRNIVQCLVDNDIPLKFNHTVVRVHGRERVEAVTISAVDEKTKRPIPGTEETIPCDTLLLSVGLLPENELTREAGVEMDRVTSGAVVDEGRQTSLAGVFACGNVLHVHDLVDNVSHEAELAGRSAAAFVRNSRPAQRAHRVVAEGGVRYAVPQVLSSEATGKVDLYFRVGEVYRGAALVIRSGDRELLRRKKPIMTPGEMEKVTIDVTDLADDVHLSIVTEG; encoded by the coding sequence ATGAACCGCAAGGTAGACGTGGTCGTCATCGGCGGCGGACCCGCCGGGCTGGCGGCAGCGCTTCAGGCACACGAGGCGGGCGTCAGCGTGCTCGTGCTGGAGCGCGACAAGGAGCCTGGCGGCATTTTGCAGCAGTGCATCCACAACGGCTTTGGACTTCATTACTTTGGGGAGGAATTGACGGGGCCCGAATACGCGGGACGTTTTATCGATAAAGTAAAGGAAAGCGGCATCGAGGTTCTGACGGAGACGATGGTGCTCGAGTTTACAGAGGATCGCCGCGTCTATGCGGTGAGCGCGCAGCAGGGTCTGCTCGAAATCGAGGCTGAAGCGATCGTGCTGGCGATGGGTTGCCGTGAGCGCACGCGCGGGGCGCTGAGCATCCCCGGCGCACGTCCGGCAGGCGTGTTTACGGCGGGCTGCGCGCAGCGGCTCACCAACATGGAAGGCTATATGCCCGGCAGGCAGGTCGTCATCCTGGGTTCGGGTGACATCGGGCTGATCATGGCGCGCCGCATGACGTGGGAAGGCGCGAAGGTGATGGCGGTCTGCGAGCTCATGCCGTATTCAAGCGGCCTGAACCGCAACATCGTGCAGTGCCTGGTGGATAACGACATCCCATTGAAGTTCAACCACACCGTCGTGCGCGTCCACGGGCGCGAGCGCGTCGAGGCCGTGACCATCAGCGCTGTGGACGAAAAGACGAAGCGCCCGATTCCGGGCACGGAAGAGACCATTCCCTGCGATACGCTGCTTCTCTCCGTAGGGCTTCTCCCGGAGAACGAGCTGACGCGCGAGGCGGGCGTGGAGATGGATCGCGTCACGTCGGGCGCAGTGGTCGACGAGGGCCGTCAGACGAGCCTCGCAGGCGTGTTTGCCTGCGGCAACGTGCTGCACGTGCACGACCTGGTGGACAACGTAAGCCACGAGGCGGAGTTGGCCGGCCGCAGTGCGGCAGCTTTCGTTCGGAATTCCCGCCCCGCGCAGCGTGCGCACCGCGTCGTCGCGGAGGGCGGCGTGCGCTACGCCGTGCCGCAGGTGCTGTCGAGCGAAGCCACCGGAAAGGTGGATCTGTATTTCCGCGTCGGCGAGGTATACCGGGGCGCCGCGCTCGTGATCAGGAGCGGAGACAGGGAACTGCTGCGGCGCAAAAAGCCGATCATGACGCCGGGCGAAATGGAAAAGGTGACGATCGACGTAACCGATCTGGCGGACGACGTCCACCTGTCGATCGTGACGGAGGGTTAA
- a CDS encoding DUF1667 domain-containing protein, protein MTKEMICISCPMGCQLKVTQDADGQVTVVGNTCRRGETYGRQEMTCPMRVVTSLVRLEGGVRPVCSCKTHAPIPKAKIPQVLEAIAAVRARAPLHRGDVLIEDVCGTGANVVATSDIPAR, encoded by the coding sequence ATGACGAAGGAAATGATCTGCATCTCATGCCCGATGGGCTGCCAGCTGAAGGTGACGCAAGACGCGGACGGTCAGGTGACGGTCGTGGGAAATACCTGCAGGCGCGGCGAAACCTACGGCCGTCAGGAGATGACCTGCCCGATGCGCGTGGTCACTTCGCTCGTCCGCCTGGAGGGCGGCGTGCGTCCGGTCTGCTCGTGCAAGACGCATGCGCCAATACCCAAGGCAAAAATTCCGCAGGTTTTGGAAGCGATCGCGGCTGTCCGCGCGAGGGCGCCACTTCACCGCGGGGACGTGCTCATTGAAGACGTCTGCGGTACGGGCGCAAACGTCGTGGCGACCTCGGATATCCCGGCTCGGTAA